One part of the Malus sylvestris chromosome 2, drMalSylv7.2, whole genome shotgun sequence genome encodes these proteins:
- the LOC126585863 gene encoding putative invertase inhibitor, which translates to MRTPAFFFTSLPVSLLFFLFTFNAITANNLIPETCKNFAQYDPNLSYNFCVNSLQAAPKSQRAGLHKLGIISIKLVRNNATDTRHYIKHLLKNKNLDPYVSACLGDCLELYSDAIPTIKHALMNYKSKKYEDANTEVSSVIDASTTCEDGFDEGNRLVSPLTKRNSDTFQLSIIALSFINMHNSLN; encoded by the coding sequence atgagaaCTCCCGCATTCTTTTTCACTTCTCTCCCTGTctccctcctcttcttcctcttcaccTTCAATGCCATAACTGCCAACAACCTCATCCCTGAAACTTGCAAAAACTTTGCTCAATACGATCCAAACCTAAGCTACAATTTCTGTGTAAACTCTCTGCAAGCAGCGCCGAAAAGCCAGCGCGCCGGTCTTCACAAACTCGGCATAATCTCAATCAAGTTAGTCCGCAACAACGCAACGGACACGAGGCATTACATCAAACACCTTCTGAAAAACAAGAACCTCGACCCCTACGTAAGCGCGTGTTTGGGCGACTGCTTGGAGCTTTACTCGGATGCCATACCAACCATTAAGCACGCCCTCATGAATTACAAGTCCAAGAAATACGAAGATGCCAACACTGAAGTGAGTTCAGTCATTGACGCCTCCACAACTTGTGAAGATGGATTCGACGAAGGAAATCGGTTGGTTTCGCCATTAACGAAGCGAAACAGCGACACGTTTCAGTTGTCGATTATAGCACTGTCTTTTATCAATATGCATAATTCACTAAACTAA